From the genome of Fusarium fujikuroi IMI 58289 draft genome, chromosome FFUJ_chr06:
GAACTTTATTTGCAGCTTGGTCCTGTCAACTGCAAGCGGGATAAATAGAGTACAGAGGTACCTAGACCAATGCAAGTGGCGGGATTTACTGGTAGTTTCGTGGACCCATCCGCGGGGCGACACATTATTCCCCTGCAGATCTGATTTCAAGCTGGAGAGGTGAAAGAGACTGGGTGACTTTAAGAATTCATTAAGAAGACTTTGCAACAATGTTCGACGGAATCTGTGCTTCAACTGTTGGTAGGCGCCACTACTGTGGCCGGAGGCCGACCTTGCATCTATTCGGAGACGACAGCAGCTCACACAGATCCCATTTTTGCTTCTTTACTCGTGGTGGTGCCTTTACAAGGATCAAACATTTGTATTTAGCTTGTTGCCTGGCTGCAGAtaagaggaaagaaaagcgGGATGTTAGCTAATTGCTCCATGCTTTCATCCGACCGAAGTACGACACATGTGTAGGCAACGGATCTGCTTGTGCTCGCGGGAAAGGGAAACACCCTGAAGAAGAGTGGATATTATCCAGTTGCTATGCAATCAAGATGTCACGTCTTGAAAACACGATGATGCATCAAGACAAGTTGCATATGTTTGTAAACATCCCCTCTATCTTTGAAGCGTTAGGCCTCCCAGATAACATAGTGGCGAAAGACGCCAACCGATGCAGTGGCGAAGAATGTGATTTGCATTTGCGAAGCATGCTGCCACGAAATCCATGGCTGATAGGTTTGTTGAGGAAAACGTCGAGCGCTTCGACTTTTGGTGGTCGGCGTTGTCATGCGGGAGCCCAAAACTGGGCGGCGGATCGGGTAGTCACATACAGGCAACGAAGAGTACGCCTCAGGCATCCGTCCGCCTTTCCTACATAAGAAGAtatgttcttcttctgaccGCTTACTAAGTCTTTTGGACGTTGAAAAAAGGAGAACTTTGCCAGTGTCAAAGTTGGAACTCAGGGTTAGACTCTCTCTCCATCAAGCATATCCCCAAGCATCGATGGCGCCTCAAGGAGTCGAGGGGTTCCTTGCCTCTTTGAAAGAGTGAGGCGAGTTACCGAATGATCTTTAAAATACGCTGAAATTATCGCTAGGTATTACAACACTGATTATCTTTCCGACATCACTGTTACCTGCGAAGGTCAAGTCTTCAAGGCTCACAGGATCATCTTGTCAGCCCACTCAAAGTGCTTCGCCAAGATGCTGAATGGCAACTGGAAGGTATGTTAAATAGTTGGGATTAGAATATCAACTTCTCACAGAACGTAGGAGAGCTCGAGGGAAATGTCGAAATCAAGGATTTCAATCCCGGTGTCGTTAACGCCATGCTCCGATTCATCTACTCATTTGAGTACAACAACACGGAGGGTACCCCTCAAATGATCTTCGACGCCCATATGTATCAGATTGCAGACAAATACGACATTGCGGCACTGAAGACCGAGTCtaagaagaagtttgagcTATCTATAGCTAATGGATGGGCTACGGACGATTTTCCAGTCGCGGCCAATCTTGTCTACGTGTCAACACCTTCCGAAGACAGAGGACTTCGCGATCTCGTCGTGGAGATTGCCAGGAAGAACATTGACCAACTTGTTAGCAAGGACGGCTTTTGCGAACTCACGAGGGAGACGCCTGACTTCTCCGCGGATTTGATTCCCTTCCTCTGTGGTAAGGGTTCAGGGCCGCGATCTGTTCAAACTTATACGTGCCAATCATGTTATCAAGTGGTACAAGGCGAGTTTGCAGCAAAGGTTCAGTTTTGTCCGTTTTGTTCTCAGAGGCTGCCGAACCTGCGAAGACAAAATAGCTTGTTTGGTTCGTCACCTCCACAGTGAACTCAAGCTTTGTGCTAGACACCAGTCCCTGTGAAACTGGACCCCCGAAGAGTGCTGATTGCTCATCGCTAAGTCACTGAAGCTATCAGGAAAGGACTTTGAGCACGGAAAGAGTTATCCTTTAGCATCAACCTAATTAGCAATTTCTCGATCATACATTTGAGGGCAGCAAGATCATATTCTGAGCCTCTGTCACTGAGAATCTTGAAGACTCGTAGTTCACTAAGAAGTGATCAGAGAAATATCATCACTTCTTCCTGGTGTAGCAGTGAGCATCATAGACAGAAAGGTATTAATCAGTTGCTCGCCGGCTTTCATTCTATTAAATAGTCAGTACAACTTGGCAGTGTCGGCACTATACTAGAACAGTAGGAGACCGGGGATCGGTTGTTTTCGACTTGGCCCGTCACTGAACTGTGAGATGAAGGTGAAATATACATGGTAGTGTACTACTTAGATGACTGTAGAGTAAGCAACACATTGTTGCTTTAATACTGTACAATTATGTCTCTTACATCAAGGTTCCCCTACTGCCAACGGCTGTTCCTCTTTGACCATTCTGTAGCTCAGCAGACCTTCCACCAACAAACTCATCATAGACTAAACTCAATCGCTGTTTCTCATCAGATTTGATACTAGCCCGTGAAACACGCAAGCTCCCCTCTAAATGCCTCCGAGCAAGTAGGATCTCCGGCTTATGTGACACTTTGTCGTCTGATTTCTGATCTCCTTCGCTCTGGACTCCTCGTCGGCTTGACTTGCCCTTGGAACGTAGCTTCACAACCGTTTCTTCATACTCAGCAAGTTTCCTAACCTGCGTGCGCCGGTCGCTAGAGTTGGCATCAGAGCGCAGCCGGTCCTGTTCTGCACCGTACCAGAACTGTACGATACTAGGCTTTCGAGAGTCTTGGACTCGCGTCTTTCCATTCGTTTTTGCGGAGCTAACCCCGGTATCTTTGTCTCCTAGGTACTCGTGAATGGCCTCAAGTTGTGCATTGGAGATAAGGGCCTGTAAGTCGGCTCCTGAATAGTCTTGGGTCCTCGACGCGACGTCCCTCAGCCTTTTGTCAAGCTCTCCTTGGAGGTCCTCGTCAAGCTTTAGCTTCTTCAAAAGACACCGCAGAATATCAATTCTATCGTCCAGGTGCGGCAAATCACATAAGAGCGACTTATCGAGGCGGCCGGGCCGGAGCAGCGCAGGATCAATAAGATCGGGTCTGGACGTTGCAGCAAGGACATAAACGCCAGATAAGCCCTCGACACCATCCATCTGAGTCAACAGTTGATTGACGACACGGTCTGTCACTCCAGTTGAGTCACTTCCACGCTTCGGTGCAATCGAATCGAATTCATCGAAGAAAAGAACGCAGGGCTTTGAGGCAGTCGCTCGCTCAAATAGACCCCGAATAGACTTCTCAGACGCGCCGATATATTTATTGAGAATCTCTGGGCCtttgatggagatgaagttCAATCCGCACTCACCAGCAACAGCGCTAGCTAGCAGAGTCTTTCCACATCCTGGGTATCCGTAGAGAAGGAGACCAGAACGTAGTCGAAGCGGGCATTGCGCGAAGATAGGTGCGTAGCGTGTCGGGTATTCGATAGTCTCCAAAAGAACTCTGCGGGTTTCCTTCATGCCGCCAATAGAGTCAAATGTCGTAGTTGAAGTCCCAAGAGACATGTTTCGTAACGCGACTGGTGTAAATCCCTTCTGGGCTTCCTCGAAATGTTCTCTCGTGAGAGGGACACTCATCTTGCTGCCATCCTCCGGGTTGTGTGATATGAAGTGGGCCAAAGCAACATACTTTGCTCGTTCTACAACCAGAACAAGATCTCGGGGCATGTAACTTTCCGTGAGATTCGTAAGATCCGCAAAGTCTACGTCGAGTTTGAACATGCGTGAAGTGGCAGCATTGGCTACTGGAACTGCCGCTGTAGACCCGAAAATGTCCATCCATGATCCACTGGAGGTCTCTGGTTGGGCACCGTCAGCCGTTTCTGGACGACTAATGATGAGACCctccctttcttcttcaccttcttcaTTTTCTGCACCTGTGCCTTGTTGTATCACCGCCTCCAGGATCTTCCTCCTACACACCTTGTTTGAGACATCCAAAGGAAGGGTTTCGCGGAACACGTGGTTTCCAATGATGACATTGTGCAGGGATTCTTTCTTCTGCGCAGTCGCGAGTACCACCACCCCACCGCCCAGCGCAGAGTGTCGTTTTATGACTGAAGCAATCATCTCACTCATCTGCTTCGAGCGAGCATTATCGCCTCCAACCACAAGTTCAGTCTCAACAGGGCATAGCTTGTCGACATCGTCCAGTATTACCAGAGCACAGCCGCCCAGTCTTGTACTCAAGGTTGCTTGGAGGAAGGATTGTTCAAGAGTGTCTCTGATAGTAGTAATGCGCTCCTCATTTGCTGACATCTTTTGGCAAGAAATGTATCTGCTATGAAACAATTGCTCAGATCTCAACTGATGCCCAATAAATAAGCTGACGGAGCTTTTGCCTGCGCCGGGGCCTCCTATGAGCAATACTGAAGACTCATGCAACAAGTGCGACTTGACGTCTGTGACGATGTCATCAACGCCAGCAAGGAATGGAACCGCTTCATCCAAGGGATCTTTGTTGGGATTCAAAATTGGCGAGGGAATTGGCTCTTCAACTTCGATGGAGGATATTCGACCTGAGTCAAGGAACCAGTTGCCGATGGGCTTTGTAGGTTTGGGCCAGGCTAGCATCAAATCGAATTATCCCGCCAGTCCAATTAGGAAGCATGGGCGTCGAAGAAAGGGGACCTAAGATCATACCATCCGTGACAGGGCCGTACAGAAGACCCCGGAAGGCGCTGGGTTGCTTGTACATGTTGAGAATCGATTTTCCAGCTTCTTGTCGGCCTTGCTTCGCGGTAGGCCCAAGTTTGAGAGCACCTGTCGATTCCCGCGCGCTACCTATGAATGGGTAAATATGAACATTTTGAGCACCTAAAGCCTATTCTGCAGGGGCAGTCTCAATCTTGATGGGCACTCCAACCATGCCCTCGGAAACCAACGCTACACAGAGTGACGAGGATAAAGCAACGTGCCGGTTGTCTGGAGCATCTTGCCATTCCTCCAGCTTGGCTACGACTTTCGGAGAAACCCAAGGCAAGGTCAATCCATCCGCACCGTCTTGGCCATGTCGGGGATTCACCTTGGCCTGGAATGTTGGTTGATGGAGGCTCGACACGGATACCCAACTGATTCCTTTCAAGAGTGCGGTGCGTCGCGTATCGCTGTCAACCCAGACCTTTAATCCCTCATTCACATCTTGCTGGCGATTGAACAAATTTGGACGGCGTGCTCTATCAATTCCTCTGAGAAATAGCTTGATTTGAGGGGCTCCACGAGCTCTGCTATTGCTGTCTGCTCGTGAGTGACTACGAGAGGGCCTCTGTCTCGATTTCGGTGCAATAATGACTTCTGCATTGGGGTTCAGCTTAACATATAGTGAGTCTGTTTCGAGTTGGAGAGAAACGACCTTGAtatttgctgttgttgtggGGGTCAGATGGAGAGTGATTGGATGGTCTGAATGGCGTACATCATCGGAGCGATGGTAACCTGGGTTAGGCAAAGCGCGTACTCGTCTGATCAGGTTAATCTCCCAGTCTTCCGGCGTAAGAGGCTCGATATTGATGGTGCTAACCGACGGACTTTCCAACGCAATGTAATAGTGATCTCTTGTCCTTCAGGAATTCCCAAGGTCTGAGCGAATGCGGCATCAATGTCCACCCAAGATGGTTCTCTAGCATTGGGGCGgtttctttctctccccAAACTTTGTTGTTCCTCTGATGGGCGAGATCTCTGTCGGCTCTGTAGTCCTGTCCATCCAAGAAAGACGGATCTTGTTTTCAAATATTCGGCTGACTCCGATGCGTCAGCCGAAGTCGAATCATCATACGAAAGTTCGATCAAGACATTTTGCGACGGCTGAGTTCACGTCAGCATGTATCCAAACGCGACAACGTTCACGAACCGTATTCAGACTATCAAGCGAAGCACATAGAAAAGGTGGCAGATTGGCAAAGCAGTTCTGAAGATTAGCGAGAGATATCTTGGCTGGTATAGCCTCTGGTAGATTCGAAGATGCCATGTTTCTGCGTCACGATTGAGAGCGGAAGAAGCGTTCGTTGAAATCAGCAATGAAAGCACATGCTTGAGGTGCTTGCATCCTACAATTTCACGCGGGGTTGGACTAACTGCCGAAGCGCCCCGAGTATTTATCCGAGCTTGGAAGAGTCTCACGACCAATGTTGATTGTTGGTCGTGTTGGTCGTGATTAGCAGCGTTTGTGGCTTGATCGTCCTTGTTAACACGTTGTTGCACGCATACTTGGGCAGCGCATTGTAGAAGCCATGATgtaaaggttaatttaagtatGCAATGAACTGAGCCAATGTACAGGATAATTACGATAAGTTCAACTAGTAAGTAGTCGAATAAGATATTCCTGCTCCTTGAAGGTTGAGGTTCGTGTTTGTTGGCGACAATTCTTGTGGCTAGTGAAGACAGGGGTGATTGTGCGTTGCCAGTAAAAGCCACAATAGACGAGAACACGATCTTGAGATGTATTTATATGATAGCTTGTGCCATCAATCTTTTTTACAATGTTCCATCTGTCCAATCATAAGACGAGGACTCTAGTTCCCAAGGTGTGAGCCGCGTAACTCCTCGGCTTGGTGTCGCCTCTTTACCACGGCCTGGGTCTGCCTGCTTTTTTTCGCGATAAACTCATGAGGCTGGTTTTGAAAAGGTGCCTCATATCCCACTGCTCCCCGAGGTTATATCGTCCAGAGGTCTTCAAATTGAATCGTATCTGACTCTTTCTTGTAGTACATCTCGAAGTATttatcaagcttcttgcccCCAGATGAACCACTCAACACTGCATCAAGAAGCAGGTTCAAACATCCTGATGTGATTGAATCGTCCTTATTCTCCAATCTTTTCTGACCTTCCATGACCAGCTTACCATACTAAAGGATAATGGCTTCATAAGGAGATAGAAGTGTGACATGAGATCCGCGATATATGTGATGGGGGTAGTGATCCAGCTTGACCTTCAGCGATGCCCACAAATCATGATTGGTGATATGAACTTCGGAAGGGTCATGATTAGAATTACTTGGCTCATTTATCTTCTTACGGGGAACGAAGGCAATATCCTCTCTGTGTCGCTCTGTATCCGGAGGTGTTCTATGGTCTGAATCCACTTCACTTGGCTCTCCTGCATATGGGTTCATTTGATGACGATAAGTTTTATTATCGATTTGGGTCGTTACTACGACGAGCTGAGATCAGCGTATATAGAGGTTAATGTACACCATCCGTTTAAGGATATACAATATCCAGTTTCCACCCAAAGTTTTCTTCCAGCTTCCTCACTACAGGTTCCCCGATTCGTACACAATTTCTATGCCCTCTGATAAGCCTGCAAAACTCAGCGTCGGCATCCTAGTCCTCCGCTTCCGTATCCCATTCCCAAGTGTTGAAGACTGTGTCCTTGAAGAAGCATTGAGCAAAGTCAATGAGGAAAACCTGGTGTGAGGTTCGGTCAACAACCACATTGCGGGGGGCGCTGTCGTCGAGAATTATGCCTCGTTTGTTGATCTCGTGTACTGAGTCGACTGCATGCTGTACGATAGATAACCACTCTTGTTCGGTTGTGGGGGCGCAAGGTTTGGAAATGAATTCATCTAGAGAGTGGCCTTCGATGGACTCGAGTAAGATGCCATGAATATCAAAGTACGAATTCTTCCTGGTGTTTTTCTTGCCAGTGGCCACAAGCACGGAAGCGTAGAATTTCGGGATGAAGACTCCCTGAAGATCCTGCATACGCATGTATGCCTCAATCTCAGTTTTATAGTGTTTGTCGGTATATCGCCAGAGGAGTGCTTCAAAGCGGGCAACTCCATCTGGCTCTGCGCGAATCTGGCTTGCAGTTCGAGCGAGTAAGTCAGACGTCgagtcttcgtcgtccatcTCTTTGAGGAAAGGGCCCATGGCGCCTCGCTTCAGAAACCCGTGGAATGCggccttggcttcttcaCAGTAGGGGATATTTTCGTACCCGCACTCGCGGAGTCCATTGCCGAATCGACGATCGTAGAGCTTAAGGACGGCGCAACCTTTGTCGAACTTGACACGCACGACGGTAGCCATGGTACAGGTGATGAACTCGGTAATCTCGACCGAGACTTCCTCGTACTGGGGCAAGACATCGTTGTTGCTCTGGAGAATTTGCAACTTCAGGACGTCACCGACGTTGTATGCTGCTGTTGTGATCATGCTGGTCAGCGGTTTGGGGCAAGAAGGTGGGAAATGCTGAGAGGGAAACTTACGAGGACCTTCGGCAGGGTTGTCCATGATTGAAGAGGAAAGACGGTAAAAACCGGAAGGAAGACAACGGTGGATGATGCTTGttggtttgtttgttgtgAACAGAAGTTGTGAAAAATACAGTCGTGCTGTGCGGCTATGTTCTGGGGGATGGATCGCGGAACTCCTTCCTGCACTGGAGTTTGCTGTGAAATCCCACTGTACGTAGGAGTTGTTTATCTGTGGCAGGCAGAACTAGCGGGCACAGCTAGCGGGTGAGGATTCGTCCGCACGCAAGTCCCCCTCTCCCTCGTTGACACTGGCCCGTATTTGTCACTCTGTCCCCTCCCCTGCTCCTTCAGCCTACACTGCCTCAGGCTCCCAACTTCAGGAAGCTACAGTCGTTCAATTCAAACCCTTCCTTGAAAGAAACAGTGCTGTTGTTCCTGCTGAACATGTTCACAGACCATGTCAGTCTGTTCCTCCGCCCGGAACAGGGAACTCGCGCGAACATGCAACTTGCCAGACCCAACACGACACAAACTGCTCGTTAcatatctccatcttcatcttcagcaatTAGGAGACCGCAAGATATGCTCCTGCCTCTGATTCCTCTCATCCCGCGAGTATAAACCCCCCCCCCTCGGATCTGCTCAACTCAGACTTTCAAGCGTCACGAATTGTCCTCCCAACCTCCCAGCCGTCAGCCAATATCTCGTGTTCACCGTGTGCATGGATCCATCTCCAGTTCTTGTTCATGCTCTCCTTGTGAGTTCTCCTGGCATCATGCTTCGGTCTCGCTGCAGCTTGTTGACAGTCGCCCATTGACCGAGCGAGTTTGACACTTGATCGATAGAATGCCTTCGAGTATCAGCGATACATTGCTAATATGCGCTTTCACTGCTTTAGCTCTCTTATCATCCACGACAAGAAGTTTCCATCTCGAATACCCCTGGCGCAAGCTATCGAAATGATCGACTAGCCCCTGACCACGATCCGACCAACTACCCACATCGTCACACCACATCTACGAGTCACGATACTCCTTTTTCACAAAGACAACGCCAGAGTGTATAGATCACTGTAAGCGAGCCGTCGCCTGGCAGGACGCTCATGGAGAAGAACGTGCCAGCGGCACAAGCAACAAGCTTCGACTCTACATCGACTAACAACGAACGAGCGATCGCGAACGTCGAACCTACCTCGGCGCCAAGACTAGCAAGGGCACATATTTCCTTCTCGCGAAAAAGGACAAGAGTAACTTCACTACCGAGAAGTCACTGGGCAAAGGGGAGCCATTGATAGAGGGTGTCTTTGGGTGCTTACCACAAGCGGTGGGGTACCTCGGCGACCAGTCACAGCCTTGATGAAAGGCTGAGAAGTTACTTTGTGAGAGGGGAGCAAATCCAGACGAGCCTGAAATTTGGAGTGCAAACTAGGTGAGCAACTTCTCGGTAGCAGATCTTGCAGACCCTGACTGTGTGTCCCTCTGTGCAGCTTTTCAGTCACCGGTCTTGCAAACTGGGATCATAGTGGTCGTCGACCTCCACGAAGCTCCATGCTCCGGCGTGATAGCGTACTGGGGATGCCTGTATAGGTGCAGTCCAGGCTTACATTGACACTAGCTGGCGGTAGATAGTATGGGAATAAGCTTGGAGCAAGAAGTGCAATTTTTCTAGCCTCCTCTCATTGCGGTAGTCTCCAGATCAAAGCATGTCATTAATTTCAAGTCTTGAGACGAAAGGTCTGTATTCACGGACAGAGACAATACGCATGCTGGGTGTAAAGGATATTAGAGCCGACATCAAGTCCTCGAAGGATGCTGGAAGACATATCTAAAAAGGTAGACGTATTTGTATTTAGTCTCCAACGCTGGAACTTGAGGCAAAGAGAGTCTATAGATTTACAGAACGCACAATAGCACCAAGCTGACGCATGTAACCGCCATGAAAGAGCCCTTGATTTTCCCAGCACTGTTGCCGACAGTTTCAGTCGCTGTAGCCGCGGCAGCAGTGGTTGTAGCTATTGGCGTGACTGTTGCAGCGGGCTGGGTAGCCTGAACCTCGATGCCAGAGACTACACTCGTTGCTGCGCGTACGTAAGAGGTTGACGAGAAGGAGCATTGCGACATTATTTTATCAATATCTGTTTCACGAAATGTCAGCGAGGAGATCAATGCCATGACGCACTTCGATCTCTTACCTTCTGTGTCCTTGCTATTCTGCGCCATACAGCTCGCGCACAGCCCCATCACGCCTTCGACGTCAAAGCTCTTGTTCGTGCAGATACAAGCCGCTTCGATGggctcgtcgtcgtcttcgtgaTCGAGGATGACAAGATCCCTTCGTCTATCGCTGTGCTTCTCGGGACCCTTGGGGTCAATGTCGCATGCGTTGGTGAGGTTGACGACGGGCTGGCAGATTGTCTTGCAAGCGGTGGGTACATCATCTGCGTTGAGTTCCTCGGCAAAGGCAGCAGGAAGGAAGAGGGCCAGTGTGGTGAAAAAGATTGCTGAGCGCATTGTGAGTCGAGTTTGTTAAGGCTGATGGattgttgatggtcttgatacTCGTGAGTTGGAATGGATAGAAGCTGGTCTGGGTAGAAAGGGCCTTACTTATACCGGACAGTAGATCTATCTATAGAGACTAAAGATCTGCATGATCCCAAACGCTTTGTAGGTATCGGCAAAGATCAgccttgttggtggtgttctAGTCGTTTCATAAGTTGAGACAAGCATCATGTCCAAAAATAACTGGAGCTTGAGGACATAGGCCACAGAGCTTAGTCAATACAACAAGAACACTTGAAAAAGATGAAACTTCTGCTGTTCCTTACCTTTGTTTCAGTAATTCATCGTAAAGTATGCCGTCGATTTGAAATGGC
Proteins encoded in this window:
- a CDS encoding probable peroxin-1, with protein sequence MASSNLPEAIPAKISLANLQNCFANLPPFLCASLDSLNTPSQNVLIELSYDDSTSADASESAEYLKTRSVFLGWTGLQSRQRSRPSEEQQSLGRERNRPNAREPSWVDIDAAFAQTLGIPEGQEITITLRWKVRRTINIEPLTPEDWEINLIRRVRALPNPGYHRSDDVRHSDHPITLHLTPTTTANIKVVSLQLETDSLYVKLNPNAEVIIAPKSRQRPSRSHSRADSNSRARGAPQIKLFLRGIDRARRPNLFNRQQDVNEGLKVWVDSDTRRTALLKGISWVSVSSLHQPTFQAKVNPRHGQDGADGLTLPWVSPKVVAKLEEWQDAPDNRHVALSSSLCVALVSEGMALGAQNVHIYPFIGSARESTGALKLGPTAKQGRQEAGKSILNMYKQPSAFRGLLYGPVTDAWPKPTKPIGNWFLDSGRISSIEVEEPIPSPILNPNKDPLDEAVPFLAGVDDIVTDVKSHLLHESSVLLIGGPGAGKSSVSLFIGHQLRSEQLFHSRYISCQKMSANEERITTIRDTLEQSFLQATLSTRLGGCALVILDDVDKLCPVETELVVGGDNARSKQMSEMIASVIKRHSALGGGVVVLATAQKKESLHNVIIGNHVFRETLPLDVSNKVCRRKILEAVIQQGTGAENEEGEEEREGLIISRPETADGAQPETSSGSWMDIFGSTAAVPVANAATSRMFKLDVDFADLTNLTESYMPRDLVLVVERAKYVALAHFISHNPEDGSKMSVPLTREHFEEAQKGFTPVALRNMSLGTSTTTFDSIGGMKETRRVLLETIEYPTRYAPIFAQCPLRLRSGLLLYGYPGCGKTLLASAVAGECGLNFISIKGPEILNKYIGASEKSIRGLFERATASKPCVLFFDEFDSIAPKRGSDSTGVTDRVVNQLLTQMDGVEGLSGVYVLAATSRPDLIDPALLRPGRLDKSLLCDLPHLDDRIDILRCLLKKLKLDEDLQGELDKRLRDVASRTQDYSGADLQALISNAQLEAIHEYLGDKDTGVSSAKTNGKTRVQDSRKPSIVQFWYGAEQDRLRSDANSSDRRTQVRKLAEYEETVVKLRSKGKSSRRGVQSEGDQKSDDKVSHKPEILLARRHLEGSLRVSRASIKSDEKQRLSLVYDEFVGGRSAELQNGQRGTAVGSRGTLM